A single region of the Granulicella aggregans genome encodes:
- a CDS encoding GNAT family N-acetyltransferase gives MLTVTASPSVLLLPPVVLDTAVDSKPHVSIPEVSHPQIATEVRAPRREDLRLEAGAYVARLALTEQERNATYRLRFMVFNLELNEGLQSAYVDGYDKDKFDDVCDHLIVEEKTTGEIVGTYRIQMGDVAGRNFGYYSEQEFDFAPYEHMRSQIVELGRACIRRDHRSPEVLNLLWRGIARYSLMNGGRYMMGCCSLTSQNPDEGYGVHDSLKNWMAEDALQTKAKGEFVMPERTCGASEERAPKLLRAYLTIGAKICSGPAIDREFKTIDFLTLLDLQTLHPRVAARFLEAR, from the coding sequence ATGCTTACAGTGACCGCGTCCCCTTCCGTTCTCCTGCTGCCGCCGGTAGTGCTTGATACGGCGGTCGACTCCAAGCCTCACGTCTCTATTCCCGAAGTCTCTCATCCTCAAATTGCCACTGAAGTCCGCGCCCCGCGCCGGGAAGACCTGCGGCTGGAGGCAGGCGCTTATGTCGCTCGCCTGGCGCTGACCGAGCAGGAGCGGAACGCTACCTACCGCCTGCGATTCATGGTCTTCAACCTGGAACTGAATGAGGGCTTGCAGTCCGCTTACGTCGACGGCTACGACAAGGACAAGTTTGACGATGTTTGCGACCACCTGATCGTCGAAGAGAAGACGACGGGGGAGATCGTCGGGACCTACCGCATCCAGATGGGCGATGTGGCGGGACGCAACTTCGGTTACTACAGCGAGCAGGAGTTCGACTTCGCCCCCTACGAGCACATGCGCTCGCAGATCGTGGAGCTGGGACGCGCCTGCATTCGCCGCGACCACCGCTCGCCAGAGGTACTCAATCTGTTGTGGCGAGGAATAGCGCGCTACTCGCTGATGAACGGCGGACGATACATGATGGGCTGCTGCTCGCTGACCTCGCAGAATCCTGATGAGGGCTATGGGGTGCATGACTCGCTGAAAAACTGGATGGCTGAGGACGCGCTGCAGACCAAGGCAAAGGGCGAGTTCGTCATGCCGGAACGCACCTGTGGCGCATCCGAAGAGCGCGCTCCCAAGCTCCTGCGGGCCTATCTGACGATCGGCGCGAAGATCTGCAGCGGGCCGGCGATCGATCGCGAGTTCAAGACGATTGACTTCCTGACGCTGCTCGACCTGCAGACGCTGCATCCGCGGGTGGCGGCACGGTTCCTCGAGGCGCGCTAA
- a CDS encoding lysophospholipid acyltransferase family protein translates to MGKLRAVVRGIKLMGYFMQAAGELIVDQPESRQRRAEWLHLFCSRAMKGMGIKVDVVGTFPSHGAVISNHLSYLDIVTLASLHPCVFVSKIEIADVPVLGWMTTRAGTVYVERGRGGSALRASKAMKAAMDDGLPVVFFPEGTTSNGSKLLKFHSGLLGQALAAKAPMTAAFIRYSLTEKNDPGVTVGQDVCWGDKSLWQHVFGFLGLRGVHAEVRFGASPIEFSQDRLHRKAASVEAQAAVAALGGNVPVELDNPVIAGADLVRE, encoded by the coding sequence ATGGGGAAGTTGCGAGCGGTAGTGCGCGGCATCAAGCTGATGGGTTACTTCATGCAGGCGGCGGGGGAGCTGATCGTCGATCAGCCGGAGTCGCGCCAGCGCCGCGCGGAGTGGCTGCACCTCTTCTGCTCGCGTGCGATGAAGGGAATGGGGATCAAGGTCGACGTGGTGGGCACATTTCCCAGCCATGGCGCTGTCATCTCGAACCACCTGAGCTACCTGGATATCGTTACGCTGGCTTCGTTGCATCCGTGCGTCTTCGTCTCGAAGATCGAGATTGCGGATGTACCCGTCCTAGGTTGGATGACCACGCGCGCAGGGACTGTCTATGTCGAGCGTGGCCGGGGCGGCTCCGCGTTGCGGGCGAGCAAGGCGATGAAAGCGGCGATGGACGATGGGCTGCCGGTGGTCTTTTTCCCGGAAGGAACGACCTCTAACGGGAGCAAGCTGCTGAAGTTTCACTCCGGCCTGCTGGGCCAGGCGCTGGCCGCGAAGGCTCCGATGACGGCGGCGTTCATCCGCTACAGCCTGACGGAGAAGAACGATCCGGGAGTCACTGTGGGGCAGGATGTCTGCTGGGGCGACAAGTCGTTGTGGCAGCACGTCTTCGGGTTTTTAGGCCTGCGGGGCGTTCACGCCGAGGTCCGCTTTGGGGCGTCTCCCATAGAGTTTTCTCAAGACCGGCTGCATCGCAAGGCGGCGTCGGTGGAGGCGCAGGCGGCGGTGGCCGCGCTGGGGGGCAACGTCCCCGTGGAGTTGGACAATCCGGTCATCGCCGGTGCCGACCTGGTGCGCGAATAA
- a CDS encoding DUF2062 domain-containing protein, whose amino-acid sequence MSLPAHPERRHPFLYRSIVLPVLALLRMGASPEKLAWSISLGLVVGVNPLLGSTTLLCLGLALLFRLNLPASQLANHLMYPVEIVLLFPFLKFGAFVFQTGPIPLAPSVLFAEVRSHPLALVKSVWLWEWHALATWAIAAAVLLPLIAALLTPVLRRMLVRAEAHHAALASPVSTF is encoded by the coding sequence GTGAGCCTCCCCGCCCATCCCGAACGCCGCCATCCGTTTTTGTATCGCAGCATTGTGCTGCCCGTGCTGGCCTTGCTGCGCATGGGCGCGAGCCCGGAAAAGCTGGCGTGGAGCATCTCGCTCGGCCTCGTCGTCGGCGTCAACCCGTTGCTCGGCTCGACGACGCTGCTGTGCCTGGGCCTCGCTCTGCTCTTCCGGCTGAACCTGCCCGCATCGCAGCTCGCCAACCACCTTATGTATCCGGTTGAGATTGTGCTGCTCTTTCCGTTTCTGAAGTTTGGAGCCTTCGTCTTCCAGACCGGCCCTATTCCTCTTGCGCCATCGGTCCTCTTCGCCGAAGTCCGCTCGCATCCTCTTGCCCTGGTAAAGAGCGTCTGGCTCTGGGAGTGGCATGCGCTCGCAACCTGGGCCATCGCCGCGGCGGTTCTTCTCCCCCTGATCGCTGCGCTTCTGACTCCCGTGCTTCGGAGGATGCTCGTCCGCGCGGAGGCACATCACGCTGCTCTGGCCTCCCCCGTGTCAACTTTCTGA
- a CDS encoding IS1595 family transposase: protein MNLFSLARKFQTEDAALLHLIRVRWPHGVRCVACDHDKCWLIESKGKTGKPRKLFECASCGLMFSATSNTLFHDSHLPLTKWFAVIALMAEAKKGISANQVRRHVGMTYKTAWYVCHRIRNAMSDVSIAPLGEQGQVLEMDESFIGGSVRGGNADGKKSKIKVFGIAERNGRVHLQQVENIKGETLKKVIDAVVSPNAPQIITDGAPVYKSIIPRDKHVAGNHFRERKAGVPITNRTIEGAFSLFKRGIIGSYHKLGKQHINRYLGEFCWRYNRRRMQPWIFEMTLVNLLSRKPLPYKLLTDDGF, encoded by the coding sequence ATGAATCTCTTCTCTCTAGCCCGCAAGTTCCAAACTGAAGATGCGGCCTTGTTGCACTTGATCCGTGTCCGGTGGCCGCACGGTGTTCGCTGCGTAGCCTGTGACCATGACAAATGCTGGTTGATTGAAAGCAAGGGCAAGACTGGCAAGCCCCGCAAGTTGTTTGAATGTGCATCGTGCGGCCTGATGTTTTCGGCCACGTCCAACACGCTGTTTCACGATTCGCACTTGCCTCTAACGAAGTGGTTCGCGGTCATCGCTCTAATGGCTGAGGCGAAGAAAGGCATCTCAGCGAATCAGGTTCGGCGGCATGTTGGCATGACCTACAAAACCGCGTGGTACGTGTGTCACCGTATCCGCAACGCCATGTCCGATGTGAGTATTGCCCCGCTGGGCGAACAAGGCCAAGTCCTAGAAATGGACGAATCGTTCATTGGCGGAAGTGTCCGGGGCGGCAATGCAGATGGCAAGAAATCAAAGATCAAGGTGTTTGGGATCGCGGAACGTAATGGCCGCGTCCATCTCCAGCAGGTTGAGAACATCAAAGGCGAGACGCTAAAGAAAGTGATAGACGCTGTTGTCAGCCCGAACGCGCCGCAGATCATCACGGATGGAGCGCCCGTTTACAAGTCCATCATCCCCCGCGATAAGCATGTTGCCGGGAACCATTTTCGGGAGCGCAAAGCGGGAGTACCGATCACTAACAGAACCATCGAAGGTGCATTCTCGCTCTTCAAGCGGGGCATCATCGGGAGCTATCACAAGCTAGGCAAGCAGCACATCAATCGCTATCTGGGAGAGTTTTGCTGGCGGTACAACAGACGGCGGATGCAGCCTTGGATATTCGAGATGACGCTGGTAAACCTGTTGAGCCGAAAGCCTTTGCCTTACAAACTGCTCACGGATGATGGATTCTAG
- a CDS encoding helix-turn-helix transcriptional regulator — protein sequence MENRLRVLRAERRWSQADLAKELRISRQSVNAIETGKYDPSLPLAFKLARLFETTIEAIFSDAIEG from the coding sequence ATGGAAAACCGTCTCCGTGTCCTTCGCGCCGAGCGCCGCTGGTCGCAAGCCGATCTTGCCAAGGAACTTCGCATCTCGCGCCAGTCCGTCAACGCGATCGAGACGGGCAAGTACGATCCCAGTCTTCCGCTGGCCTTCAAACTTGCCCGGCTCTTCGAGACCACGATTGAGGCCATCTTCAGCGACGCCATTGAAGGCTGA
- a CDS encoding TadE family protein, giving the protein MLIELALVLPTFFLLVFGIFNFSLVLLGRGNAICAANMAARYAALHSSTALAPSTTDSVKSYASGFLFTAPASGTVITAAYSAGNTVGGTVTVTVSMTYLTFLPFYKNSSITVSGSAQRTITR; this is encoded by the coding sequence ATGCTGATTGAGTTGGCCCTCGTGCTGCCGACGTTCTTCCTTCTGGTCTTCGGCATCTTCAACTTTTCGCTAGTGCTCCTTGGCCGGGGCAATGCGATCTGCGCAGCGAACATGGCGGCGCGATATGCGGCGCTGCATAGCTCCACGGCGCTCGCTCCCAGTACAACGGACTCGGTGAAGAGCTATGCCAGCGGATTTCTCTTTACCGCGCCGGCGTCCGGGACCGTGATCACTGCCGCCTACAGCGCGGGAAATACCGTCGGAGGAACTGTCACGGTCACGGTTTCCATGACTTATTTGACGTTTCTCCCATTTTATAAGAACAGCAGCATCACCGTCTCCGGCTCCGCACAACGGACGATCACGCGGTGA
- a CDS encoding TadE/TadG family type IV pilus assembly protein, protein MNFLRDSDGSAMVEFAVFLSVLMMILVGMVDYAVAIQEAMQLQVAATAGAAWGAIPGNEGNLSGMQTAATNAATGVSGFSVTATNLWTCSAGGSSVASTSTCSGGVTPYKYVVVKTSASVPSPLSFPGVSPSRTLSGAAIFQVPWSQ, encoded by the coding sequence ATGAACTTCCTGCGAGACAGCGACGGCAGTGCGATGGTGGAGTTCGCCGTCTTTCTTTCGGTGCTCATGATGATCCTGGTCGGGATGGTCGACTATGCAGTAGCCATTCAGGAAGCAATGCAGTTGCAGGTAGCGGCAACGGCCGGTGCCGCGTGGGGTGCGATTCCCGGCAACGAAGGAAACCTGAGCGGCATGCAGACAGCGGCGACCAACGCGGCGACCGGCGTCAGCGGATTTTCCGTCACGGCGACGAATCTCTGGACCTGTTCAGCCGGAGGATCGTCGGTAGCGAGTACGTCCACATGCAGCGGTGGCGTTACACCGTATAAATATGTTGTCGTCAAGACCAGCGCGAGCGTGCCGTCGCCACTTTCCTTTCCGGGAGTCTCTCCCAGCCGCACCCTGAGTGGGGCAGCGATCTTTCAGGTGCCGTGGTCGCAGTAG